One segment of Capricornis sumatraensis isolate serow.1 chromosome 23, serow.2, whole genome shotgun sequence DNA contains the following:
- the CYP2E1 gene encoding cytochrome P450 2E1 — protein MAALGITVALLVWLAALLLISIWKHVYSSGKLPPGPFPLPIVGNLLQLDIKNIPKSFTRLAERFGPVFTLYLGSRRVVVVHGYKPVKEVLLDYKNEFSGRGENPGFQVHKNNGIIFNNGPTWRDTRRFSLTILRDLGMGKQGNEQRIQREAHFLLDVLRKTQGQPFDPTFVIGFAPYNVISDILFHERFDYKDKTGLRLMSLFNENFYLLSTPWIQLYNNFSDYLQYLPGSHRKLLKNVSEVKDYALERTKDHQKCLEPSCPRGFLDTMLIEMAKEKHSADPMYTLENIAVTVADLLFAGTETTSTTLRYGLLILMKYPEVEEKLHEEIDRVIGPSRIPAIKDRLDMPYLDAVVHEIQRFIDLIPSNLLHEATQDTVFRGYVIPKGTLIIPTLDSVLYDRQEFPEPEEFKPEHFLNESGKFKYSDHFKAFSAGKRVCVGEGLARMELFLFLAAILQHFNLKSLVDPKDIDLSPIAIGFGKIPPRYKLCLIPRSEV, from the exons ATGGCCGCCCTGGGCATCACGGTCGCCCTGCTGGTGTGGCTGGCTGCCCTGCTGCTCATCTCCATCTGGAAGCACGTCTACAGCAGCGGGAAGCTGCCCCCTGGCCCTTTCCCACTGCCCATCGTTGGGAATCTTTTACAACTGGATATTAAGAACATTCCCAAGTCCTTCACCAGG CTGGCAGAGAGGTTCGGGCCGGTGTTCACCCTGTACCTGGGTTCTCGGCGCGTCGTGGTTGTGCATGGCTACAAGCCCGTGAAGGAGGTCCTGCTTGACTACAAGAATGAGTTTTCTGGCAGAGGAGAAAACCCTGGGTTCCAGGTGCACAAAAACAACG GGATCATTTTCAACAACGGACCAACCTGGCGGGACACCCGGCGGTTCTCGTTGACCATCCTCCGTGACTTAGGGATGGGCAAACAGGGCAACGAGCAGCGGATCCAGAGGGAGGCCCACTTCCTGCTGGACGTGCTCAGGAAGACCCAGG GCCAGCCCTTTGACCCCACGTTTGTCATCGGCTTCGCGCCTTACAATGTCATCTCTGACATCCTCTTCCACGAGCGCTTTGACTATAAAGACAAGACGGGGCTGAGGCTGATGAGCCTGTTCAATGAGAACTTCTACCTGCTCAGCACCCCCTGGATCCAG CTTTATAATAATTTCTCAGACTACCTACAGTACCTGCCTGGAAGCCATAGAAAGCTACTGAAAAATGTGTCTGAAGTAAAAGATTACGCTCTAGAGAGAACGAAGGATCACCAGAAGTGCCTGGAGCCCAGCTGCCCCCGAGGCTTCCTCGACACCATGCTGATAGAAATGGCGAAG GAAAAACACAGTGCGGACCCCATGTACACCTTAGAAAACATCGCTGTGACTGTGGCCGACCTGCTCTTTGCGGGGACGGAGACCACCAGCACCACCCTGCGATACGGGCTCCTGATTCTCATGAAATACCCAGAGGTTGAAG AGAAACTTCATGAAGAAATTGACAGGGTAATTGGGCCAAGCCGAATCCCTGCCATCAAGGACAGGCTGGACATGCCCTACCTGGATGCTGTGGTGCATGAGATTCAGCGATTCATCGACCTCATTCCCTCCAATCTGCTCCATGAAGCAACCCAGGACACAGTGTTCAGAGGATATGTCATCCCCAAG GGCACACTCATAATTCCGACGCTGGACTCTGTCTTGTATGATAGGCAAGAGTTTCCTGAACCAGAGGAGTTTAAGCCAGAGCACTTTCTGAATGAAAGTGGAAAGTTCAAGTACAGTGACCATTTCAAGGCGTTTTCTGCAG GAAAGCGggtgtgtgttggagaaggccTGGCTCGCATGGAACTGTTCCTGTTCTTGGCCGCCATCCTGCAGCACTTTAACCTGAAGTCACTTGTTGACCCCAAGGATATCGACCTCAGCCCCATTGCAATTGGGTTTGGCAAGATCCCACCCCGTTACAAACTCTGTCTCATTCCCCGCTCAGAAGTGTGA